Proteins encoded together in one Roseibacterium elongatum DSM 19469 window:
- a CDS encoding CpaF family protein, whose protein sequence is MFSKYRKPTSTPASDGAAAPVTDLRAAVAAAKAPADAEPAAPAAKATVTRKATPAEATATPAAPSSQDKEDKRRQRLDEIKTEMHHRLLDNLNLSALETAKESELRAEITAITSEQLAEMGMVLNREDRQTLNVELFDEVTGLGPLEPLLKDDTVNDILVNGPNRVFVERAGKLTLSDVRFKDERHLLRIIDKIVSAVGRRVDESNPYVDARLKDGSRFNAMVPPVAVDGSLVSIRKFKKEKLGVDDLVNFGAFSEEMAAYLQAAVATRLNVIVSGGTGSGKTTTLNALSSFIDNKERILTIEDTAELQLQQIHVGRMESRPPNVEGKGAVTQRDCLRNALRMRPDRIIVGETRGEEVIDMLQAMNTGHDGSMTTIHANSARDACSRLENMVAMSGIEMPIKAVRAQISSAVNLIVQASRLQDGSRRMVSITEVTGMEGEVISMQEVFRYQRTGLKPDGTIIGHFTACGVRSHYADRFRQWGYDLPTSIYEPVAAE, encoded by the coding sequence ATGTTTTCGAAATACCGCAAACCCACATCGACACCGGCATCAGATGGCGCGGCCGCCCCGGTAACGGATCTGCGCGCCGCCGTCGCCGCGGCCAAGGCCCCCGCCGATGCCGAACCGGCCGCCCCCGCAGCCAAGGCGACGGTCACGCGCAAGGCGACCCCGGCCGAAGCGACGGCGACCCCGGCCGCCCCCTCGTCACAGGACAAGGAAGACAAGCGCCGTCAACGTCTCGACGAGATCAAGACCGAGATGCATCATCGGCTGCTCGACAACCTGAACCTGTCGGCCCTGGAAACCGCCAAGGAAAGCGAGTTGCGCGCCGAGATCACGGCGATCACCAGCGAACAGTTGGCCGAAATGGGCATGGTGCTGAACCGCGAGGACCGCCAGACCCTCAATGTCGAACTGTTCGACGAGGTCACGGGCCTTGGCCCGCTGGAACCGCTGCTCAAGGACGACACCGTCAACGACATCCTGGTGAACGGCCCGAACCGGGTCTTTGTCGAACGGGCGGGCAAGCTGACCCTCAGCGATGTGCGCTTCAAGGATGAACGCCACCTGTTGCGCATCATCGACAAGATCGTGTCGGCAGTGGGCCGCCGCGTGGACGAGTCGAACCCCTATGTCGACGCCCGCCTCAAGGATGGCTCGCGTTTCAACGCGATGGTGCCGCCCGTGGCCGTGGATGGCAGCCTCGTCTCGATCCGCAAGTTCAAGAAGGAAAAGCTGGGCGTTGACGACCTGGTGAACTTCGGCGCCTTCTCCGAAGAGATGGCCGCCTATCTGCAGGCCGCCGTGGCCACGCGCCTCAATGTCATCGTCTCGGGCGGCACGGGGTCGGGCAAGACGACCACGCTCAACGCGCTGTCGTCCTTCATCGACAACAAGGAACGCATCCTGACGATTGAGGATACGGCGGAACTGCAACTGCAACAGATCCATGTGGGCCGGATGGAAAGCCGCCCGCCCAATGTCGAGGGCAAGGGCGCGGTCACGCAGCGCGACTGTCTGCGCAACGCGCTACGGATGCGCCCCGACCGCATCATCGTCGGCGAAACCCGCGGCGAGGAAGTCATCGACATGTTGCAGGCCATGAACACCGGCCACGATGGCTCGATGACCACGATCCACGCCAACAGCGCGCGCGATGCCTGTTCGCGCCTTGAGAACATGGTGGCCATGTCGGGCATCGAGATGCCGATCAAGGCCGTGCGCGCGCAGATCTCTTCGGCTGTGAACCTGATCGTGCAGGCCAGCCGCCTGCAGGACGGCTCGCGCCGGATGGTGTCGATCACCGAGGTCACCGGCATGGAGGGCGAGGTCATCTCGATGCAGGAGGTGTTCCGCTATCAGCGCACCGGCCTGAAACCCGACGGCACCATCATCGGCCATTTCACGGCCTGCGGCGTGCGGTCCCATTACGCCGACCGCTTCCGCCAGTGGGGCTATGACCTGCCGACCTCGATTTATGAACCCGTAGCGGCGGAGTGA
- a CDS encoding AAA family ATPase, producing MSSGLALRSEPAPIVACTVSRNVQRFDLLIEDMEADLGEGWGDLGFGEICTFLAQPEADDLLFIAMAIDAEDEADIGHLGEIIRTARARDVRVILVADGVSPATLHQLLRMGACDFLPYPLAEGALHDAIEKMRTAPETGAAPQPDAIEGPSPARPVEAGPSLDGDGAIFAVQNLAGGTGASTLAVNLAWELAVADKKKPPTVCLLDLDLQYGSAATYLDLPRRDVVVELLQEAQSMDVDAFRQALVSYGDKLSVFTAPPEILPLDIIGPQEVDALLTYAQQCFDIVIVDMPRSIVMWTETILNRSDIFFATLELDLRSAQDAMRFIKALRSEDLPLEKVQYVLNRAPGMTDLAGKSRAKKMSESLGVEIATHLPEGGKPVMAAGDNGQPLAEACRKNPLRKEIAKLAGGLFTAMVSDAVSAKKR from the coding sequence ATGAGCAGCGGTCTAGCACTGCGATCCGAACCGGCGCCGATTGTCGCCTGCACCGTATCGCGCAACGTACAACGCTTTGACCTCCTGATCGAGGACATGGAAGCCGACCTTGGCGAGGGCTGGGGCGATCTCGGGTTTGGCGAGATCTGCACCTTTCTGGCCCAACCCGAAGCCGACGACCTGTTGTTCATCGCCATGGCCATCGATGCCGAGGACGAGGCCGATATCGGGCACCTGGGCGAGATCATCCGCACGGCGCGGGCCCGCGACGTCCGGGTCATTCTGGTGGCCGACGGGGTATCGCCGGCCACGCTGCACCAGCTGCTGCGGATGGGGGCGTGCGATTTCCTCCCCTACCCGCTGGCCGAAGGTGCCCTTCACGACGCCATCGAAAAGATGCGGACCGCGCCCGAGACAGGCGCAGCACCCCAGCCCGATGCGATCGAAGGCCCCTCACCCGCCCGCCCGGTCGAGGCCGGCCCCTCGCTGGATGGCGACGGTGCGATCTTTGCCGTGCAGAACCTTGCCGGGGGCACCGGGGCCAGCACATTGGCGGTGAACCTCGCCTGGGAATTGGCGGTCGCCGACAAGAAAAAGCCGCCGACGGTCTGTCTGCTGGACCTGGACCTGCAATATGGCTCGGCCGCGACCTACCTTGACCTGCCGCGGCGCGATGTCGTCGTCGAACTGCTGCAAGAGGCGCAATCGATGGATGTCGACGCCTTTCGCCAGGCGCTGGTGAGCTATGGCGACAAGCTGTCGGTGTTTACCGCGCCGCCCGAGATCCTGCCGCTGGACATCATCGGCCCGCAAGAGGTGGACGCGCTGCTGACCTATGCGCAGCAATGTTTCGATATCGTGATCGTCGACATGCCGCGCAGCATCGTGATGTGGACCGAGACGATCCTGAACCGCTCGGACATCTTTTTCGCCACGCTCGAGCTGGATCTGCGCTCGGCCCAGGATGCGATGCGGTTCATCAAGGCGCTGCGGTCCGAGGATCTGCCCCTGGAAAAGGTGCAATATGTTCTGAACCGCGCCCCCGGCATGACCGACCTGGCCGGGAAAAGCCGCGCCAAGAAGATGAGCGAAAGCCTGGGTGTCGAGATCGCCACCCACCTTCCCGAAGGCGGAAAGCCCGTGATGGCGGCCGGCGACAACGGCCAACCGCTGGCCGAAGCGTGCCGCAAGAACCCGTTGCGCAAGGAAATCGCCAAGCTGGCCGGCGGGCTGTTCACCGCCATGGTCTCGGACGCTGTCAGCGCAAAGAAAAGGTAA
- a CDS encoding type II secretion system F family protein, translating to MDQIRKIIDDADAWLVAQFGEMGPLFAAGFLGVLLILLVLPALLQKRNDPFSRLNAPSEDPEQGKAAARLRVGGKDQRLDRFSQYLQPQDQEELSNSQLTMMRAGYRSKGAVQLFHLAQLVGGIGGLILGTLYVLIAGGGGSAQNSILAVLMPGCLGYYAPKYWVKRRLQSRQEEIISGFPDALDLMLVCVEAGQSLDQAINRVATEIESSYPALAEEFLMVAYEMKAGKDKTRVLRDMGERVDVQDINSFVTTLIQSATFGTSVAEALRVYAGEMRDKRVMRAEEKANKLPTKLTLATMMFCVPPLLIILIGPSVYGIAVMLGDG from the coding sequence ATGGACCAGATCCGGAAAATCATCGACGATGCCGATGCATGGCTCGTTGCCCAGTTCGGGGAAATGGGCCCCCTGTTCGCGGCCGGCTTCCTTGGGGTTCTGCTGATCCTTCTGGTGCTGCCGGCCCTGCTGCAAAAACGCAATGATCCGTTCTCGCGCCTGAACGCGCCCTCGGAAGACCCCGAGCAAGGAAAAGCCGCCGCGCGATTGCGGGTGGGCGGCAAGGATCAGCGTCTCGACCGGTTCAGCCAGTACCTGCAGCCGCAGGACCAGGAGGAACTGTCGAACTCGCAACTGACGATGATGCGCGCGGGCTACCGCTCGAAAGGGGCGGTGCAACTGTTCCACCTCGCCCAGTTGGTGGGGGGCATCGGCGGGTTGATCCTGGGCACGCTTTACGTGCTGATCGCCGGAGGCGGCGGATCGGCGCAGAACTCGATCCTTGCGGTTCTGATGCCGGGTTGCTTGGGCTATTACGCGCCGAAATACTGGGTCAAGCGCCGCCTGCAATCGCGTCAGGAGGAAATCATTTCGGGCTTTCCCGACGCGCTGGACCTGATGCTGGTCTGTGTCGAGGCCGGTCAATCGCTGGATCAGGCCATCAACCGCGTCGCCACGGAAATCGAAAGCTCCTACCCCGCGCTGGCGGAAGAATTCCTGATGGTCGCCTACGAGATGAAGGCCGGCAAGGACAAGACGCGCGTCCTGCGCGACATGGGCGAACGGGTCGATGTTCAGGACATCAACAGCTTCGTGACGACCCTGATCCAATCGGCCACCTTCGGTACCTCGGTCGCCGAGGCGTTGCGCGTCTATGCCGGCGAGATGCGGGACAAGCGCGTGATGCGGGCCGAGGAAAAGGCGAACAAACTGCCGACCAAGCTGACGCTGGCGACCATGATGTTCTGCGTGCCGCCCCTGCTGATCATCCTGATCGGGCCGTCGGTCTATGGTATTGCCGTGATGCTGGGCGACGGCTGA
- a CDS encoding tetratricopeptide repeat protein has translation MTPFRILAAASLAVIVGGLAACTPTGPLSDADPEAPGIETGVEGVDGLTVGHRLMASGEYRLAIRAYSRAAATIGLTVDVLSAIGSANLRLGRIGQAEDLLRQALDQDPDFVPALNNLGVVLMEQGEYGEARRVFQQAFALDSGRSDALRDNLRLAIARMENPVYAEINGENRFDLIRRGPGVYELLETP, from the coding sequence ATGACACCCTTTCGCATCCTTGCCGCCGCCAGCCTTGCAGTGATCGTCGGCGGTCTGGCGGCCTGCACGCCCACCGGGCCGCTGTCGGACGCGGACCCCGAGGCACCGGGCATCGAGACAGGGGTCGAGGGGGTTGACGGGTTGACTGTCGGGCACCGGTTGATGGCGTCGGGCGAATACCGGCTGGCGATCCGCGCCTATTCGCGGGCGGCGGCGACGATCGGGTTGACCGTCGATGTGCTGTCGGCGATCGGGTCGGCCAATCTGCGCCTCGGGCGCATCGGCCAGGCCGAGGACCTCTTGCGGCAGGCCCTCGATCAGGACCCGGATTTCGTGCCGGCCCTGAACAATCTCGGCGTCGTCCTGATGGAGCAGGGCGAGTATGGCGAGGCACGGCGCGTCTTTCAGCAGGCCTTTGCCCTCGATAGTGGCCGTTCGGACGCGCTTCGCGACAACTTGAGACTGGCTATCGCGCGCATGGAAAATCCGGTATATGCTGAGATCAACGGAGAAAACCGCTTTGACCTGATACGTCGCGGACCGGGTGTTTACGAGCTTCTCGAAACGCCATGA
- the cpaB gene encoding Flp pilus assembly protein CpaB, whose translation MRLIFILVLLVGVGLAAFAVSVAKDRFDQYQTALNQQRSAIVPTTEVFVVTRQVRYGQRLRPDDVEAIRWPADHVPFGAFTEHEDIFPPDSTELRTVLRVMEQDEPLLRSKVTAPGEDAGVASRLAEGMRALALRVDVTSGVSGFLRPGDRVDVYWTGNGREGERITRLIRSNVQIIAIDQIADEDRNNPTVARTITVSAAPGDIAALTQAQASGSLTLALVGVGDQTESEEVEVSTSQLLGAVEITPNAAPEICTVRARRGGEVVVTQVPCTN comes from the coding sequence ATGCGCTTGATCTTTATCCTCGTGCTTCTGGTCGGAGTCGGCCTTGCGGCCTTTGCGGTGTCCGTCGCCAAGGACCGCTTTGACCAGTACCAGACGGCCCTGAACCAGCAACGCAGCGCCATCGTGCCCACGACCGAGGTTTTCGTGGTGACGCGACAGGTGCGCTATGGTCAACGCCTGCGCCCCGACGATGTCGAGGCCATCCGCTGGCCGGCCGACCATGTGCCATTCGGCGCCTTCACCGAACACGAAGACATCTTTCCCCCCGACAGCACCGAATTGCGCACCGTCTTGCGCGTGATGGAACAGGACGAGCCGCTGTTGCGCAGCAAGGTCACCGCCCCCGGCGAGGATGCGGGCGTCGCCTCGCGGCTTGCCGAAGGGATGCGCGCCCTGGCGCTGCGGGTCGATGTGACCTCGGGCGTGTCGGGGTTCCTGCGGCCCGGCGACCGTGTCGATGTCTACTGGACCGGCAATGGCCGCGAGGGCGAGCGGATCACGCGCCTGATCCGCTCGAACGTGCAGATCATCGCCATCGACCAGATCGCGGACGAGGATCGCAACAATCCGACCGTTGCGCGGACCATCACGGTCAGTGCGGCCCCCGGCGACATTGCCGCGCTGACGCAGGCGCAAGCCTCGGGGTCGCTGACACTGGCGCTGGTCGGCGTGGGCGATCAGACCGAAAGCGAAGAGGTCGAGGTCTCGACCAGTCAACTGCTCGGCGCCGTCGAAATCACGCCGAATGCCGCCCCCGAAATCTGCACCGTTCGGGCCCGACGCGGTGGCGAGGTGGTGGTGACCCAGGTGCCCTGCACCAACTGA
- a CDS encoding type II and III secretion system protein family protein, translating into MRVTSILSAALMGLCAVFSQPDMAIGQGLRVLEGATSATLRVPMNRAVVVESEGLFAELSVANPAIADIATLSERSIYVLGRSPGRTTMTLLSAEGSLIANVEIHVVPDIAELRERLREILPGEPIEVRTANDGIVLSGTVGSARAVDSAVQLAERYAPNGVSNLMLVGGTQQVMLQVRFAEMQRSVSRELSTSLGLSGTNGDLGSVIGTGGADLTGATNFGLNGTLPPGQAGREGGIGVSFGAGSMQLNILLEALESNGLVRTLAEPNLSALSGSTATFLAGGEFAVPVRDEDGGTSVEFKPFGVDLVFLPTVVDGDIINLQVDAEISSIGTFTTQGDIPSLSTRRATTTVEMRDGESFAIAGLLQDDFRSSLGEVPWLSDLPILGTLFRSSSYQREQSELVIIISAHLVTPVRGEALVLPTDRVAIPTENELFFQGRVEGRGTAAADVAAQDFTGSYGYVMD; encoded by the coding sequence ATGCGTGTGACGTCCATCCTGAGTGCGGCCCTGATGGGTTTGTGCGCGGTTTTTTCCCAACCCGACATGGCGATTGGGCAAGGCCTGCGCGTGTTGGAGGGCGCCACCTCGGCGACCCTGCGCGTCCCGATGAACCGGGCCGTCGTTGTCGAGAGCGAGGGCCTGTTCGCCGAATTGTCGGTCGCCAATCCCGCGATCGCGGATATTGCGACATTGTCGGAACGCTCGATTTATGTGCTGGGGCGGTCGCCCGGCCGGACGACGATGACGCTGTTGTCGGCCGAAGGCAGCCTGATCGCCAATGTCGAGATTCACGTGGTGCCCGATATCGCCGAGCTGCGCGAGCGCCTGCGCGAAATCCTGCCCGGCGAACCCATCGAGGTGCGCACCGCGAATGACGGGATTGTCCTGTCCGGTACGGTCGGCTCGGCACGGGCGGTCGATAGCGCAGTGCAACTGGCCGAACGCTATGCGCCGAACGGCGTGTCCAACCTGATGCTGGTCGGTGGCACACAGCAGGTCATGCTCCAGGTCCGCTTTGCCGAGATGCAGCGCAGCGTCAGCCGCGAATTGTCGACCTCGCTGGGCCTCAGCGGCACGAACGGGGACCTGGGATCGGTGATCGGCACCGGCGGTGCCGACCTGACCGGCGCCACGAATTTCGGGTTGAACGGCACCCTGCCCCCCGGTCAGGCCGGGCGCGAGGGCGGCATCGGCGTCAGTTTCGGCGCCGGATCGATGCAGTTGAACATCCTGCTCGAGGCGCTCGAATCGAACGGACTGGTCCGGACCTTGGCGGAACCCAACCTGTCGGCCCTGTCGGGCAGTACGGCGACCTTCCTGGCCGGCGGTGAATTCGCGGTGCCGGTTCGGGACGAAGACGGCGGAACCTCGGTCGAATTCAAACCCTTCGGCGTGGACCTGGTATTCCTGCCCACGGTGGTGGATGGCGACATCATCAACCTGCAGGTCGATGCCGAGATCTCGTCGATCGGGACATTCACCACCCAGGGCGACATCCCTTCGCTCAGCACGCGCCGCGCCACGACCACGGTCGAAATGCGCGATGGGGAAAGCTTTGCCATCGCGGGGCTGTTGCAGGACGATTTCCGCAGTTCACTTGGCGAAGTGCCCTGGTTGAGCGATCTGCCCATCCTCGGCACGCTGTTCCGCTCGTCCAGCTATCAACGCGAACAATCCGAACTGGTCATCATCATCAGTGCCCATCTCGTCACCCCCGTGCGGGGCGAGGCGCTGGTGCTGCCGACCGATCGCGTCGCCATTCCGACCGAGAACGAATTGTTCTTCCAAGGTCGCGTCGAAGGACGTGGCACCGCCGCTGCCGATGTTGCGGCGCAGGATTTCACCGGTTCCTACGGTTACGTGATGGATTGA
- a CDS encoding tetratricopeptide repeat protein encodes MVPDFRIIPVLCAVLSVAACDDTGGADVNRGLDPLNVIDETNLSDIMLTAAAPAEAVTYFQGALEQQPERIDLRRGLASSLVRAGRAGESLAHWRQVVADDTSLDQDRLDYADALIRTGDWDEAERQLDLVPPTMETYERYRLEAMVADSNQEWDRADAFYETAAGLTTRPASVLNNWGFSRMSRGEFTAAEDLFMEAISYDPDLFTAKNNLVMARAAQGNYQLPLVRMSQIERAQLLHTAALAAIRQGQTETGRALLAEAIDTHPQHFDAAVRALRALDAEVL; translated from the coding sequence ATGGTTCCCGATTTCCGGATCATTCCGGTCCTGTGCGCCGTTTTGAGCGTGGCGGCCTGTGACGACACGGGCGGTGCCGATGTCAATCGCGGCCTCGATCCCCTGAACGTCATCGACGAGACGAACCTGTCGGACATCATGTTGACGGCTGCCGCCCCGGCCGAGGCCGTGACCTATTTCCAGGGCGCCCTCGAACAACAGCCCGAGCGCATCGACCTGCGCCGCGGCCTTGCCAGCAGTCTCGTGCGGGCCGGTCGCGCGGGCGAGTCGCTTGCGCATTGGCGCCAGGTGGTCGCCGATGACACGTCGCTCGATCAAGACCGGCTCGACTATGCCGACGCCCTGATCCGCACCGGCGATTGGGACGAGGCGGAACGGCAACTCGACCTCGTACCCCCCACGATGGAGACCTACGAGCGCTACCGTCTCGAGGCGATGGTCGCCGACAGCAACCAGGAATGGGACCGCGCCGATGCCTTTTACGAAACCGCCGCCGGGTTGACGACCCGGCCGGCCAGCGTGCTGAACAACTGGGGTTTTTCGCGCATGAGCCGGGGCGAGTTCACCGCCGCCGAAGATCTGTTCATGGAGGCGATCTCGTACGATCCGGACCTGTTCACCGCCAAGAATAACCTGGTCATGGCGCGGGCCGCACAGGGCAACTATCAGTTGCCGCTGGTGCGCATGTCGCAGATCGAGCGGGCGCAGCTCTTGCACACGGCCGCTCTGGCCGCGATCCGGCAGGGCCAGACCGAGACGGGCCGCGCCCTGCTGGCCGAGGCCATCGACACGCACCCCCAACATTTCGACGCAGCCGTGCGCGCCCTGCGCGCCCTCGACGCGGAGGTCCTTTGA
- a CDS encoding OmpA family protein, translating into MSRRAFAGGAMVALTLGLTACGTVNRPLGHHLDPDGGFGDATRNNIAFHTGELQYGEILGERFANEVPTTINFAFNSATLDENARAILRQQARFIRHFPEVRFSVYGHTDLVGSQAYNQRLGLRRARAAVNYLVSQGIDRSRLEALVSLGETQPIVATQERELRNRRTVTEVTGFVQSHPMVLDGEYARIIYRAYTGAGED; encoded by the coding sequence ATGTCGCGGCGCGCATTTGCCGGCGGCGCCATGGTCGCCCTCACCCTTGGCCTGACGGCCTGTGGCACCGTGAACCGGCCGCTCGGTCATCATCTGGACCCCGACGGCGGTTTTGGCGACGCAACCCGCAACAACATCGCCTTCCATACGGGCGAATTGCAGTACGGCGAAATCCTGGGCGAACGCTTTGCCAACGAGGTGCCGACCACGATCAATTTCGCGTTCAATTCCGCCACGCTGGATGAAAACGCCCGCGCGATCCTGCGTCAGCAAGCGCGCTTCATCCGGCATTTCCCCGAGGTGCGGTTTTCGGTCTACGGGCATACCGACCTTGTCGGCAGCCAGGCGTATAACCAACGCCTCGGGCTGCGCCGCGCCCGCGCCGCGGTCAACTACCTGGTCAGTCAGGGCATCGATCGCAGCCGCCTCGAGGCGCTGGTGTCACTGGGCGAGACGCAGCCGATCGTCGCCACGCAAGAGCGTGAGTTGCGCAACCGGCGCACCGTGACCGAGGTCACCGGCTTTGTCCAATCGCACCCGATGGTGCTGGATGGCGAATACGCCCGCATCATCTACCGCGCCTATACCGGGGCCGGCGAGGATTAA
- a CDS encoding type II secretion system F family protein, which produces MQLSIEPLIYIGIFVGVILLVEGVYLAVFGKTISLNARVNRRLSMLEQGTSREDVLAKLRKEMDQHKGKVRVPFYSLIADKAQKANIAFSPEQLMLVMAGITVAAFLALTILTGAGFAIRLLVSVVMGVGAVYYWVNSKASKRIAALEEQLPDAVELMVRSLRVGHPFVSAVATVSREMSDPLASELGVIADEAAYGRDISEAIRAMAERLDIQDLRFLAVAVGIQQKSGGNLAEILQGLADVMRARFKLFRKVKAITSEAKFSGTFLSFFPIIALIGINVMKPDYYSDVIDTPAFIPACAVVAVMLGVNMIFMRMMVNIKV; this is translated from the coding sequence ATGCAGCTTTCCATCGAACCGCTCATCTATATCGGCATCTTCGTCGGCGTCATCCTGCTGGTCGAAGGGGTCTATCTGGCCGTTTTCGGCAAGACCATCAGCCTGAATGCACGCGTGAACCGCCGCCTGTCCATGTTGGAACAGGGCACCTCGCGCGAGGATGTCCTGGCCAAGCTGCGCAAGGAGATGGACCAGCACAAGGGCAAGGTGCGCGTGCCCTTCTACTCGCTGATCGCGGACAAGGCGCAAAAGGCCAACATCGCCTTTTCACCCGAGCAACTGATGCTGGTGATGGCCGGCATCACCGTCGCCGCCTTTCTGGCGCTGACGATCCTGACCGGCGCGGGCTTTGCCATTCGGCTGCTGGTGTCGGTCGTGATGGGGGTCGGGGCCGTCTATTACTGGGTGAACTCCAAGGCCTCCAAGCGCATCGCCGCGCTGGAAGAGCAGTTGCCCGACGCGGTCGAACTGATGGTGAGGTCCTTGCGCGTCGGTCACCCGTTCGTCTCGGCGGTGGCGACCGTCTCGCGCGAGATGTCGGACCCGCTGGCCTCGGAACTGGGCGTGATCGCCGACGAGGCCGCTTATGGCCGCGATATCTCCGAGGCGATCCGGGCCATGGCCGAACGTCTCGACATCCAGGATTTGCGGTTCCTCGCCGTCGCCGTCGGCATCCAGCAGAAATCGGGCGGCAATCTGGCCGAGATCCTGCAAGGTCTGGCCGACGTGATGCGCGCACGCTTCAAGCTGTTTCGCAAGGTCAAGGCGATCACCTCGGAGGCGAAGTTCTCCGGCACGTTCCTGTCGTTCTTCCCGATCATCGCCCTGATCGGGATCAACGTGATGAAACCCGACTACTATTCCGACGTGATCGACACCCCCGCCTTCATCCCGGCCTGCGCGGTCGTGGCCGTCATGCTGGGCGTCAACATGATCTTCATGCGCATGATGGTGAACATCAAGGTCTAG